The Primulina huaijiensis isolate GDHJ02 chromosome 6, ASM1229523v2, whole genome shotgun sequence genomic sequence GCACTTAGCAGAAATTGTGAGCAACTGTTGTCGGATTTCAATTTTGTAGCCTAGTGCTGGTATCGTCCATGAAACTCTTGAGTTTAGCACCAATGAAGAGTGAATTCTCTCTTTTCCACCTTGATCCTTGTCTCTGTTTTGAACAAATCATATCATCGACCTCTTtcgatagtgctatcaaattcATTTTGAATGGATGTTGTGATATGGTTCTATTGGGAAGCACAACTAAAATATTCTGATTTTGGTTTCTTCAACAACATATGGAAACTTGTCATTTGTTACAATAACATTtcataacaataaaaaaaagtcTTCCACGAAACGCTCCCATGCGAAAATCTCTTTACCACTCTTCCACTTATCATATAAGTTAATGGATATATTGTTTGGAATGATCATCtttctttataattttttcggtttgattattaatattttagtttaattttgtttttgatctTTTTGTCATAATGTTCATCAAAAGTTATTTCCATTATTTAATCCAAGATGCACATTCCTGCACATCAATTACTATTGACTCCCAAGCAAACAGTAAACTCAgaaaatattacataaatttCTACAAATATGACAAGaagtagcaaatacaaaacacaaatttatcCCAGACTGCATCCAATATATGTCTGTGTTGATATGGAAACTTATAGACGTTTAGTGTAAAGAAAACGGGTGAGTTGCAAAATCATTTTAAAGGCTGTCGTGGTGTCTACCGACTACTCTTCTCATTCGCAAGAGTCAGAGAACTCAACCAAAAAAAACCGAAGGCCTCTTCTAGAGAAGAAAATTCCTAAATGCTGATATCACTTTTGGTGATAAAAGTAAAATGAATGCTAGGATTGAACCGAAAAACATTTTGATAGCATACCCTACTACATCATTTTCAGCTTCTTCAGATGTCGAATTTGAAGTTGATATTGCCGTAGCCGAAGGCAACGCATCTGTTACTGCATTCGCAAGATCATTGATGAAGGACGAGGTGCAGTTAAGAGCCGGGACACGTCCCCAATTGACAATGCCTGATTCAAGTGCCAATTCTCTGTACTCCATATCGATCTCTTCAAGTGTTTCTATGTGCTCACTCACAAAGCTGAGAGTTGAACCTTAAATTATTATAACTTTACAATAACACGCCATGCTGATTATTATCATTAAATTACAACAACAATGTTAAACCATAAGCATACCTCACAGGAACGGCCAGAAGAGATTTCACACCTTGCTGGCCAAGCTCGACAAGAACTTCGTCGGTGTACGGCTTCAACCATTGTACAGGTCCCACCCGGCTCTAAATTCATAagcataaatatatttaaattaacacTTATGCTACATATAGTACAGTTTCATTTATATTGTTGTCGTGGTGACTTCTACTGAAAGTAGGTGAATATTCAGTTTAACTGTATGCTCACTGCACTAAAACCAACCTGATAAGCCAAAGTATGATCGTTGTTAACTCCTCTGGATTTAAGTTCTTGCATGATCAAGAAAACGCACTCTTCCATTTGATCTCTATATGGATCACCTGCATCCTCTACATAACTGACAGGAACTCCATGAGCACTGAAGAATATCATGGCCTACGGTACCGAGCAAGATGTCAGTTTTATCTTTCTCGTAATAACATGGGcatatttgaaatttactcAGTCAGGTCGACACTATCAAAGATGGAACAAAACTCACCTCAGCTGGGTTTGGGAAAATTTGTAACTCTTTTTCAATCAAGTCAGCCATAGACTTGATATACCCTTCTCTTTGATACCAAGACTTTATGATAGCAACAGGAAGGTTTGACAAATATGCATCATTCCTAATAAAGAACTTGATTTAGAAATTTAAAGGACGGGGAAATGAAATCTTATCCAACAAAGTGAGATAAGGGTTCACCTAAACATTTTTTGTAGAACACGGATGCTGGATCCAGTAGTCGAAATAGAATATTGAGGATAGAGCGGCAATACTACGAGCCTTGTAATCCTATCTTTCTTGATCTATCACCAAGAAAAAAGAACACAAGTAATCAATGTGATTAATATAAATTCAGAAAGTTGATAAATCGTGGAAGGTCTCTAAACTTTTCAGAGTCAGTAGAAGATATGAAAATCACCAAATTAGAGAAAAAAGCAATCTATTAAAACTAGTTAGTTCACTGTAAGTCATGCATCAATAATGAAGTTTCAGAATTGGCatccataaattaaaaaaaacaaacaaccTATTTCATTCTTATTACTTGCCTGATGAACAACATCCTCAGTGAATGGGTGCCAATACCGCATCGCCACATAAACATTAGCAGGCACATCCTTATTCTCCAAAGCCAATTTCAATGCATTCGCCTGAAACAGGGGAATCAAATGACTACTCGTCTAAAATTATAACTACTCAACAAAaagtacaataatttttttatttatgaaactGTTAACGGCACCTGCTCATCTGTTATTTTTCTCAATGGTGAACCACCTCCAATGGCAGCATATCCTTCTTTACTTTTGGGAGCTCGCAATACAGAAATGAGCTGTGCCAAAGGACGTTGAAGAAATCGGAACAATCTAGGAAGGCGGATGATGTCCTGTAACATGGCAGTAAAAAATATCACCAACAAGCACACTATAAAACTTATCATTCACAAATGCATTTTTCGATAACAGAACATACAGGATCGGCAAACAAATTGAACAAGAAAGGTTGAACATCATTAAGTGTCTCCGGCCCTCCAAGATTCAAAAGCATTACTCCAATTTTTTCCTCTGTGGTGAGAGGGGTTGCCTCTGCTGTGCTAATGGGATATGTGAATACACCGGCCGAGCTATATGTTTTGCCAAAGTCTTTAATCTGAGTAGGGAGGTTGAGAGATGATCTTCCAACAAGATTGTTTTTCTTCGAACTCGAATTAGTGCATAAATGCATAGAATCTTCGGATATATTGCAGAAAGTTGGCATCATCCTAGCCTGAGGTAGCAACCTGAAAATGCATGAAATGAAAAACTTCCTCTTAATCCGAGATCGCTTAGAGCCTTAAACCATACTCCAATGCTTATGTATGGCACTG encodes the following:
- the LOC140979860 gene encoding ferrochelatase-2, chloroplastic, giving the protein MEAAASSQIRSQMTLRRNPASLLPQARMMPTFCNISEDSMHLCTNSSSKKNNLVGRSSLNLPTQIKDFGKTYSSAGVFTYPISTAEATPLTTEEKIGVMLLNLGGPETLNDVQPFLFNLFADPDIIRLPRLFRFLQRPLAQLISVLRAPKSKEGYAAIGGGSPLRKITDEQANALKLALENKDVPANVYVAMRYWHPFTEDVVHQIKKDRITRLVVLPLYPQYSISTTGSSIRVLQKMFRNDAYLSNLPVAIIKSWYQREGYIKSMADLIEKELQIFPNPAEAMIFFSAHGVPVSYVEDAGDPYRDQMEECVFLIMQELKSRGVNNDHTLAYQSRVGPVQWLKPYTDEVLVELGQQGVKSLLAVPVSFVSEHIETLEEIDMEYRELALESGIVNWGRVPALNCTSSFINDLANAVTDALPSATAISTSNSTSEEAENDVVGYAIKMFFGSILAFILLLSPKVISAFRNFLL